Within the Phycisphaerae bacterium genome, the region CCCCGTTCATCCTCACCGTCTGTCTCACCCCCGACGAGGTAAATACGGTTCTTGCCGTCTCGCTTGGCTCGAAGCATCGCCTGGTCGGCCTGCTCGATGAGCAGGGCGGCTTCTTGAGCATCCCATGGAAAAGTGGCCAGGCCGCCGCTGATGGTTATCCGGCCTTTGCTGTCCAGACCCAGGTTGGCGAACTCCTGCGATTCAAGCGTTTTCTGGAACCGCCGCAGCACCGCCAGGGCGTCGGTAGGGTGCTTGGAGCCGGCCACGCGTGGTTCTTCGGCATCCCAGAAGGCAACGACGAACTCATCGCCCGCATAACGGGCGACGATATCGTGCCGTCGGCAGTGGCGGCGGATCAGTTGGGCCAGCTCGCGGAGTACCTGGTCGCCGGCGTTGTGGCCGTAGGTGTCATTGAAGTGTTTGAAGCCGTCGAGATCGAAGATGACCACCGTCACCGAGAATCGCTCCGTCGCGGCCCGGCGGATGAGTGTTTCCAGTGCCTGCCTGAAGTATCGGCGGTTGGGCAGTTGCGTCACTTCGTCGATCATGGCCAGGCGATGCCACTGTTGTTGCTGTTCGGCGGCCTTGAGCAGATGGGCGATCAGCCGGCCGTGATGCCGAAGCTTCTCAACCTCGGCGGCCGAGAACGGACCGCGATGTCGCGGGCCGACTTCAATCTTGCCGAGAACCTGGCCGCCCGACTGAATCGTCTCGAAGAGCGCCGGCTCGGTCTTGGGATCGCCGACATGCCTGCTTTCTCTTTCCAAGGTGATTCGCACAAACGGTGTCCGCATCGCGTCGGCCAGGAGGCGGCAGAGCCGTTCCAGCATCGCCGTCCGGCCGTCGGCCAGCCCCGCCAGGATGTCGGTCAGCGAATGCAGTTCGTACCAGGTGGGAACCGGCGGCTCAGGCGTCGCGAGGC harbors:
- a CDS encoding GGDEF domain-containing protein is translated as MTPDPLIPTREQLLIVHDPADLAAFVRGRYPQFDVATAPGYMDGLVALARQSPRGVLVGVEPTVRKLSNAIAALRKAAGPSSRIVLCCMPSGEPVARRVVAAGADDYLIYPPEGAELDAALALPTPGGDARLATPEPPVPTWYELHSLTDILAGLADGRTAMLERLCRLLADAMRTPFVRITLERESRHVGDPKTEPALFETIQSGGQVLGKIEVGPRHRGPFSAAEVEKLRHHGRLIAHLLKAAEQQQQWHRLAMIDEVTQLPNRRYFRQALETLIRRAATERFSVTVVIFDLDGFKHFNDTYGHNAGDQVLRELAQLIRRHCRRHDIVARYAGDEFVVAFWDAEEPRVAGSKHPTDALAVLRRFQKTLESQEFANLGLDSKGRITISGGLATFPWDAQEAALLIEQADQAMLRAKRDGKNRIYLVGGETDGEDERG